From the Yoonia rosea genome, the window CGACAAGGAAAAAGCGGCCTTGGGCTAGAAGCACAAAAAGCGGTTGTCGACGGATTTGTAGAACAATCTGGAGGTCAACTAATTAATGAGTATGTCGAAGTAGAAAGCGGCAAGCGCAATTCACGGGCACAACTCCAAGCCGCTCTCGAAGAATGCAAGCACAAACACGCCACTCTCATCATCGCCAAGCTAGACCTGCTTGCCCGCAACGTCTACTTTATATCCGGTTTGATCGAAAGTGGCGTTCCCTTCCGTGCTGTGGATATGCCCGAAGCAAACCGCTTTGTTCTCCATATCATGGCCGCAGTTGCTGAACACGAAGGCAGGGCAATCTCGGAACGTACCAAAGCAGCCTTGGCAGCAGCAAAAGCTAGGGGTGTTAAACTTGGCAGATCATGCCAAGCACTTGCGGATCGCAAAATTGCAGATGCCGATGATTTTAGCGATAAGCTGGGGCCTTTGATCAAACAACACAAGATTGACGGGCTGTCGGTTAGAAAAATTGCGAAAAGGCTTAATTTCGACAAGGTGCCGTCTTACAATGGTGGAAAGTGGTACTCTTCTACAGTTCAACGGGTATGGAAGCGTTACACTAGTCGCAATTCTATAACCATCGGGAAAACCCCCAGCCCCCCATGTCAAATCCTATAGTAAGAAGAGACAGTTTTGTTCGATCACTGTCCGCCCAAACCCAGATCACAGCTGAAAATGCTTTTATTGATCGCATCCGCCTTGATGTGGGTGATTGGGCGCTTTCCGGTGATACAGATCAAATATGTGATGCTCTCACAAATCTTCGAGAAGCTGAAACCTATACGGCTAATGGTGAGTGCGTACAGCTTTTCAACAATCATATCATTGAAGCGATTTGGAATGTCCGAGGGCTAAAATTCAACTCCAACCCAAACAGAGACAATTTAGCGCAAAATGCTCCGCTGCTGTCTGGAAAAGTTGACCTAGCAATGTGGCAATATCGACCTGTGAGCCGCCAACCCGGCGAGCAAGCTCGTATCGTTTTTGAAACCCAATTAAACCTAACCCGTTTCATTCAAGCTCAGCGACTGAAGCGAATAACCCGACTTGATCGGCCAAAACTTGCATCAGAGTATATACTTGCGATTTCTCCAGAAGAAAGCTGGTATGAAACCGAAACCCCACTGAGACCGGCAACCAACCTGATTATTGGTCCCAATAAAAAGTATGCATTTGCACTTAGCCAGTCGATGACACAACAACTCGAACACTATTTAACCGTTGCATGTGACACTTTATCGAATGTGATGTTGGAGGCATTTGATGGGTCCAGAGCAACCGCTACCCACATCCCCTACTTATCGCTCAAGGAAATTGAGTTTTATTGGGAGTTCGATTCCGATGCGCCAATTGATTGGGTGCTTTCAATGAGGGAAATACTCGCGCAGCAAAGCGAAAGCTTCGGCGAGGATATGTATCAGACGACACACCCTTCCTTACAAACCCAAAATCAAAGCCCTTGTTTCACACTCCGGATGACACAATTCATCAGGATAAAGGTATACGCCAAAACCAATAGACGAGTTCGATTCGAAGTCAAACTGAAAGAAAATGCGATAAACAATACGGCTGGTCGACGAACGCATGACAGTATCGACGGCGTTTTATCCATGATTGCTCCACTCGCTCAGGAGGCAGCAAAAAGACTGCGACCAGTCCTGCAATCGATTGCAGCGGAGCCTCAACCGCGGGGCAGTTTTACAGCAGTCGAGCTGATGCACCAAATTCTCCGTGCATCTGACGATCCACACGTCTCCGAGACGATCATCGCGTCCCTTGTAACGTTTGGCCGTATCGCACCTTACAATAACGATCCGATCCGTCACGCGATCAAGAAATTAAAAGAACTCAAAGTCCCGATTCTTCGCCCTCGTATCCCACGCAGCCGAATTTGCGTGGTTACAGACGAATATCGCGACGCTTTGGCCAGCCTTCGGCTTTATCGATAGGTTTCATCCGACAACTGAACTGCTATATGCCGCCTTCTCTAATCCAAACACCACCCGTTCTGCGGAAACCGGCACCAAAATCAATGCTCGGCGACCGAAGCACCCTAGCATCGCCAAAGCCCACGAGACGGCTCTCCAGGTTGCCAACTATTCCCATGATGGCCGCGGAGCACAAACCGCTAGGTTGGATTGTCAAACAAGGCTACAGCTCGGAAGGCGGTAACATTAGACTCCTAGCAATCGGAATTGCTTTAGACATGAGCTGATCCCAACGCACAAAGGGGAACAAAGATGGAACAATATTACCGTTCCTAACGTTTAACCGTGGTCAACCGCGCAACATCTAGCTATCATAAATATGGCAAGTACCTTATGACGGGCGTTCGCCGCTACACACGTACTTTGACCTGAGGGCCAAAATGAACCAGAACAGAACTATCGTCAGCTTGTTTTCCGGCATCGGTGGGTTCGAAGTAGGATTTGCGAAAAGTGGTATTCCAACCTCTTTGGCCTGCGAGATTGAACCCACTGCGCAACTTGTGCTGAAGTCTCACATTGCCAATACTCGGATCTATGACGACGTGTCCGAGCTGAAGTCCATCCCATCCGCATTTGCTGTTACCGCTGGATTTCCGTGTCAAAACTTGAGCTTGGTTGGCGATAATAGTGGCATTCAGGGGCGTGATACCAAAATCGTCTTCGACATGTTTTCGCTTGTTGCGAAGTCACCAGATCATGAATGGTTAGTTCTTGAAAACGTTCCTTTCATGCTCTGGCAGAGAAAAGGCGAAGCTATTCGTTTTGTAACAGAAAAACTATCCAGTTTGGGCTACAAATGGGCATACCGAGTGGTCGATGCTAGGTCATTTGGGATACCTCAGCGCAGGAGGAGAGTAGTAATTGTTGCTTCGAAAAAACACGACCCAAGAGATGTTCTTTTTTCCACGGACTGCGACTCGCCTTCATGGATTGAAGATGATGGCAAAGTTCCTTGCGGTTTCTCATGGACCGAGGGTCGGTATGGTCTAGGGTGGGCTCCTAATGGTGTGCCAACAATCAAAGGCGGTTCGAGGATAGGAGTGCCTTCTCCTCCCGCGATTTGGTTTCGAGATACTGGCCTGATTGGCACACCATCCATTGAAGACGCAGAAAGGCTTCAGGGTTTTGATGCGCATTGGACAAAAGCTGCAACAGGCCCGAAAGGGCAACTTGGAGCCCGATGGAAACTGGTGGGAAACGCCATACCTGTGGGAATCGCTGATTGGGTCGCTCGGCAACTTGTTAGCCCAGGGACATTCTTGCTGGATGATCGAGTTAAAGTTTGGAAAAGTAGGATCTGGCCGAATGCTGCATACGACGTCGGCGATGGTGTCATGAAGGTAGACATTGGTGAGTTTCCAGAAAAACACCAATGCGAAGGGCTCAGCAAATTTCTTTGCTTCCCAGTTAAGGAGCTTTCAGAGCGCGCATCCCTAGGATTTCTCAAGCGAGCTAGAGAAGGAAAGCTTCGGTTCAAGGATGGCTTCTTAGACGCAGTAGAGCAGCATGCTAACACAATGTCTCAGAAAAATTATGTAGCTGCCCGTACTGCGGCAGAATGACGGGTCGTTCTTATGAATTACGAAAGTAAACGGGACTTTGCTACAGAAAAACCCGGCGTTCTGAAAGAGTCATTCACTACCGACGGCCAACGTATCTTTCGGAGAGTTCACGATACGGATGGAAACGAACTTTCTCGAAGCGCTGTCGGGTTAAACTGCTCTTTGGAAGGGAAAACTCAACTAGAGCTTTCAGGGTTGTTTTACCAGCATTGGTTGCGCCTCAAGAATCCAATCGAAAGCAATCCTCAACGGGGGGCAATGCGAATAGTTGATCTTTTTGCTGGTTGCGGAGGGCTTTCACTTGGAATTGATGAAGCCGCAAAAGCGTGCGGTTTTAGACCCCAGCACCAGTTCTTTTCCGAGATTGATAGCAAGATTGCAGACGTCTTCTCAGAGAATTTCTCCACGTTGAACGGGCATGTTGGTGACATATCGGAACTTATCGACGGTGTTATAGGAGAGCGCCCGACCTCCGCAGAAAATCATTTTATTAGTCACGTAGGTAGCGTTGACTTGCTTTGTGGAGGGCCTCCTTGCCAAGGTTATTCTGACCTAAACAATTATACTCGCCGCGACGATCCAAGGAACTCACTTTATTTCTTAATGGCTCGCGCCGCCGAGCTTTTGAAACCAAAGGCACTTCTAATTGAAAATGTTCCGGGCGTCTTGAAGGATCGGACAGGGAGCTATCAGTCTACGATCTCAAATCTAATTGCGCTTGGCTACAAAATTGAAACTATCACCCTCAATGCATCTAGTTTTGGAGTTCCTCAAAGCAGGAAAAGAACATTCTTGTTTGCTGCACGATCAGTTGAGCAAGCTACCAACTGGCGAAGGTCAATTGAAGAACTCAAAAGTAGCAATCTGCGAAACCCGCTTTGGGCTATTTCCGATATTTCGGAATACACAGAGAGCCAAGGCTTTCGGGCCCCATCCAAGCTCTCAGCAGAAAGCAAAATGCGGGTAGACTGGCTTTTTGAAAACGATGAGCATGAGTTGCCCGATCGACTTCGACCGGACTGTCATCGTTTGAAATCCCATAGCTATAACTCAGTTTACGGCAGGATGTATGCGGAAGGATTGGCACCAACGATCACGACGGGCTTCTTGGTCATGGGACAGGGACGTTTCATTCACCCCACAAAACGAAGGACCTTAACCCCTCATGAAGGCGCTCGGTTACAGACATTTCCTGACTACTTCAAATTTGGAACACAGATACGGTCAAAATACGCAAAGATGATCGGAAATGCAGTCCCACCGCTATTCGCATATTATGTTGGCTTGGCTACGATTCATGCGGCCATTGACTAATAGTAGTAGCTCGCCTTCTATTTCGTTCCATTTTTTGTTTAGGTTGATTGTACAGACGGAAAAGTGGTGCCCAAGAGTTGAGAAATCTAACCTCAAATCCTCATCAATCCTTGGGTAAAGCAACATTCCAGAAACTGAAAGATCGGAACTAAGCGTACTTTGATGCGATACATAAGCCTGGATCTGATAAAAGTGATCTGATCTAATACGTTTTGAGCCAAATCTTTTCTGGAAAATTGACCCTGAAAACTTTGTATCTATAATCAGTACGCAGTGGTCGCCGAAAACGGAAACATCCGTTTGCATTGACGGAATCAGACTTCGAAGCCGAGGTAGAACCTCCAACCCCACAGGTGCAAAACGCTTGGATGCAATCGAATATCTCGACCCTAACTTTGCCTTCAAAAAATTTCGAACAAATGCCTCAAACAGTCTCCGCATCGCCAATTCATCATTTATGTAGTCGCTAAACCAACGCAATCCTTTACCATCGGACACGTACATTTGGTCAAATAGAAGCTCACATAGCGCCAAAGGAAACCGATAGCGTCGCATAGAACGATCTAGGTTAATTGCCGCAAACCGGCGCTTTGAAAGCGGAACATCAGCAACAACTTTGAGCATTTTGAATATTTTAGCGGCCTGTTCTCGGATGCCCTGATCGATTGATCGATTGGACACAAGGGCCTTGAATGTTGCTTTAATTATTTGGTTTTCTATACCATCCACTTCCATGCTTGGATAATGACAAATCAGCATCCCAGCTCTGAAATCCGGGAGTAGAGTGGACCGCGTTACGTCAATTTTGCCACGTACTCCATGCATGCGCTCAGTCCTAAAACCGTGCTTCTTAGCTAGAGATTCACGAAGAATTTCTTGTGTCGCCTCGCACAGCATGGATGCAAGGAAGTCAACCGGGGCCTCAATGTCAGACGCTTGAAGTGTCTTGAGGCTGCCCGGTCGAAACTCTCCCCATGCATAAACAAACATGTGAAAGAAATTGAGAACTGGGATTTGAACAGCCATCCGCGTTAAACCTGCGGGTCGCTTTCTTCGCCTAATGGCGACTCTGGAACAATTACTAACGGTTCTTTTAGCAATGCCAGTTGTTCAGTTACTCTTTCTTCATCATCCATCCAATAATCGCGCAGAAGCGGTTCTATTTCATGTTTGACTATGTTGGAGTACCAGTCCTCTGGCGACTGATCCTTGGGTATAAAACCACAGAAATAGCTATGACCCAATTCAAACCCCGGGCCCAGCGCTCGCGTATCTTCCGTAATTACTCTGTTCAGATTCAAAAATCGCTCCGACACTTCGTCTATTAGTCCAGAGGGCACACAATTGCGGG encodes:
- a CDS encoding 5-methylcytosine restriction system specificity protein McrC, with protein sequence MAVQIPVLNFFHMFVYAWGEFRPGSLKTLQASDIEAPVDFLASMLCEATQEILRESLAKKHGFRTERMHGVRGKIDVTRSTLLPDFRAGMLICHYPSMEVDGIENQIIKATFKALVSNRSIDQGIREQAAKIFKMLKVVADVPLSKRRFAAINLDRSMRRYRFPLALCELLFDQMYVSDGKGLRWFSDYINDELAMRRLFEAFVRNFLKAKLGSRYSIASKRFAPVGLEVLPRLRSLIPSMQTDVSVFGDHCVLIIDTKFSGSIFQKRFGSKRIRSDHFYQIQAYVSHQSTLSSDLSVSGMLLYPRIDEDLRLDFSTLGHHFSVCTINLNKKWNEIEGELLLLVNGRMNRSQANIICE
- a CDS encoding recombinase family protein — encoded protein: MDFSDKYISYIRVSTDRQGKSGLGLEAQKAVVDGFVEQSGGQLINEYVEVESGKRNSRAQLQAALEECKHKHATLIIAKLDLLARNVYFISGLIESGVPFRAVDMPEANRFVLHIMAAVAEHEGRAISERTKAALAAAKARGVKLGRSCQALADRKIADADDFSDKLGPLIKQHKIDGLSVRKIAKRLNFDKVPSYNGGKWYSSTVQRVWKRYTSRNSITIGKTPSPPCQIL
- a CDS encoding DNA cytosine methyltransferase; amino-acid sequence: MNYESKRDFATEKPGVLKESFTTDGQRIFRRVHDTDGNELSRSAVGLNCSLEGKTQLELSGLFYQHWLRLKNPIESNPQRGAMRIVDLFAGCGGLSLGIDEAAKACGFRPQHQFFSEIDSKIADVFSENFSTLNGHVGDISELIDGVIGERPTSAENHFISHVGSVDLLCGGPPCQGYSDLNNYTRRDDPRNSLYFLMARAAELLKPKALLIENVPGVLKDRTGSYQSTISNLIALGYKIETITLNASSFGVPQSRKRTFLFAARSVEQATNWRRSIEELKSSNLRNPLWAISDISEYTESQGFRAPSKLSAESKMRVDWLFENDEHELPDRLRPDCHRLKSHSYNSVYGRMYAEGLAPTITTGFLVMGQGRFIHPTKRRTLTPHEGARLQTFPDYFKFGTQIRSKYAKMIGNAVPPLFAYYVGLATIHAAID
- a CDS encoding DNA cytosine methyltransferase encodes the protein MNQNRTIVSLFSGIGGFEVGFAKSGIPTSLACEIEPTAQLVLKSHIANTRIYDDVSELKSIPSAFAVTAGFPCQNLSLVGDNSGIQGRDTKIVFDMFSLVAKSPDHEWLVLENVPFMLWQRKGEAIRFVTEKLSSLGYKWAYRVVDARSFGIPQRRRRVVIVASKKHDPRDVLFSTDCDSPSWIEDDGKVPCGFSWTEGRYGLGWAPNGVPTIKGGSRIGVPSPPAIWFRDTGLIGTPSIEDAERLQGFDAHWTKAATGPKGQLGARWKLVGNAIPVGIADWVARQLVSPGTFLLDDRVKVWKSRIWPNAAYDVGDGVMKVDIGEFPEKHQCEGLSKFLCFPVKELSERASLGFLKRAREGKLRFKDGFLDAVEQHANTMSQKNYVAARTAAE